In Lentilitoribacter sp. Alg239-R112, the following proteins share a genomic window:
- a CDS encoding LysR family transcriptional regulator codes for MLISLRAMEYFTAVIRHGSIAKAAVELNIAASAVSTAIDQVEASFDLTLITRQRSRGIKANANGLAVARKFERLLEDYRSVIAEGADLKQALSGNLRIGYYAPIAPAFLPKILSSFVPKTNDISLDIEECDNDSAQNGLLNGQYDVILFVSEGARPSIEFDILVEAPAYCLLYESHSLATRSSVTIAEIAREPLVVLKRPVASTYYQNLFDELGHDPKIAAYANSTEMVRSLVGAEHGCAILNMLPQTATSYAGDRLVGLPISDPLPALSLAIGYDKTRPRRLVRHFVEACRKHFSIAGPERCTVES; via the coding sequence ATGTTGATATCACTTAGAGCCATGGAGTATTTCACCGCTGTTATACGTCACGGCAGCATTGCCAAAGCCGCTGTTGAGTTGAATATTGCAGCATCTGCGGTATCCACAGCGATAGATCAGGTTGAAGCTTCTTTTGACCTAACGCTGATCACACGGCAGCGTTCTCGCGGTATTAAAGCAAATGCAAACGGGCTAGCAGTTGCTCGAAAATTCGAACGATTATTGGAAGATTATCGATCTGTAATTGCAGAAGGCGCCGACCTGAAACAGGCACTAAGCGGTAATTTACGCATAGGCTACTATGCGCCGATTGCACCAGCATTTTTACCAAAAATCCTGTCATCATTCGTGCCGAAAACCAACGACATCTCTCTCGACATTGAGGAGTGTGATAATGATAGCGCTCAAAACGGACTGCTAAATGGTCAATATGATGTTATCTTGTTTGTCAGCGAAGGTGCCCGCCCCTCGATTGAATTTGACATATTGGTTGAAGCGCCAGCTTATTGCCTTCTATACGAATCTCACTCATTGGCGACAAGAAGCAGCGTCACTATAGCTGAGATTGCACGCGAGCCACTTGTCGTTTTAAAACGTCCTGTCGCGTCAACTTACTATCAAAATCTATTTGATGAACTTGGCCACGATCCCAAGATCGCTGCTTATGCAAATTCGACCGAGATGGTTCGCAGTCTTGTGGGAGCTGAACATGGATGCGCCATACTTAACATGCTTCCGCAAACAGCAACCAGCTATGCTGGAGACAGGCTTGTTGGTTTGCCAATTTCCGACCCTTTGCCAGCTTTATCTCTGGCAATTGGATATGATAAAACACGACCTCGCCGACTGGTGCGGCATTTCGTCGAAGCTTGTCGAAAGCATTTTTCAATTGCTGGACCAGAACGCTGTACCGTTGAGAGCTAA
- a CDS encoding Dabb family protein produces MIRHIALFSAKDPKHIDLIAKTLAGYSKIPGVKNFEVGKNRKIDALENDVDVILHAQFETEADLDAYKAHPIYLNGIEVVRPIRELRIAVDYDSSDIV; encoded by the coding sequence ATGATTAGACATATCGCTTTGTTTAGTGCGAAAGACCCAAAACATATCGATCTTATTGCGAAAACCTTGGCTGGATATTCTAAGATTCCGGGTGTTAAAAATTTTGAAGTTGGCAAAAACCGCAAGATAGACGCACTCGAAAACGATGTGGATGTCATCCTTCATGCACAATTCGAAACCGAAGCCGATTTAGATGCCTATAAAGCACATCCTATTTATTTAAATGGTATTGAAGTGGTTCGGCCAATTCGAGAGCTTAGAATTGCAGTTGATTATGATAGCTCAGATATTGTGTGA
- a CDS encoding serine hydrolase, whose amino-acid sequence MLKRVFFSSMFILIAVVVIAALPRVSNPEPASQTELDRAKFNSDAIEAVWPAPKAGDRIRSRMILRGEKVIFEDGPIDLIMNTHSMRKSVLSILYGIAVDKGLIDLDKTLHELAIDEVTPLTEQEKTATIRDLLMFRSGIYLPAAGEHDSQITDRPKRGQHKPNEYFFSNNFDANALGTIFTQETGYQIGIFMDTYLAKPLGMQDFNADNVIMGDPWFWPSKNTLHLQYYMYLSTRDFARIGAMIAQGGRWNGKQIVSQDWIALSTAQHSDLTDNHIKYTVYDGAGYLWWLDSKNGRIWTDGYGGHFMLIDPVRDITIIERNFTGNSYLSTLRWLKSDNKFSHTRSGLGAAHKVLIENLE is encoded by the coding sequence ATGCTAAAACGTGTGTTTTTTTCTTCCATGTTCATTCTCATTGCGGTGGTTGTTATTGCAGCATTGCCTCGGGTTTCAAATCCAGAGCCGGCCAGTCAAACAGAGCTGGATCGTGCGAAGTTCAATTCAGATGCTATCGAGGCTGTTTGGCCTGCACCTAAAGCGGGGGACCGAATACGCTCCAGAATGATATTGAGAGGAGAAAAAGTCATCTTTGAAGATGGGCCAATTGACTTAATTATGAACACACACTCCATGCGGAAGTCAGTTTTGAGTATTCTTTATGGTATCGCAGTCGATAAAGGCCTCATTGATTTGGACAAAACTCTTCATGAATTGGCAATTGATGAAGTAACGCCTCTGACTGAACAAGAAAAAACAGCAACTATTCGTGATCTTTTGATGTTTCGGTCAGGTATTTATCTTCCTGCTGCTGGTGAACATGACAGCCAGATTACAGATCGTCCGAAGCGCGGACAACATAAGCCGAATGAATATTTTTTCTCAAACAATTTTGATGCCAATGCGTTGGGCACAATCTTCACACAGGAAACCGGTTATCAGATTGGCATATTTATGGATACCTATTTAGCCAAGCCATTAGGTATGCAGGATTTTAACGCCGATAACGTTATTATGGGAGACCCTTGGTTCTGGCCGAGCAAAAACACTCTTCATTTGCAATATTATATGTATCTAAGTACGCGCGATTTTGCTCGAATTGGCGCTATGATTGCGCAAGGTGGGAGGTGGAACGGAAAACAAATCGTTTCGCAAGATTGGATCGCGCTTTCAACTGCACAACATAGTGATCTAACGGATAATCATATAAAATATACAGTCTATGATGGTGCTGGGTATTTGTGGTGGTTAGATAGCAAAAATGGCAGGATCTGGACCGATGGCTATGGTGGTCATTTTATGCTGATAGACCCAGTACGCGATATCACTATTATCGAGCGTAATTTCACCGGAAACTCATATTTAAGTACGCTTCGCTGGCTAAAAAGCGATAATAAATTTTCCCATACTCGGTCAGGCTTGGGTGCCGCACACAAGGTTCTGATTGAAAATCTGGAATAG